The following are encoded together in the Phaseolus vulgaris cultivar G19833 chromosome 9, P. vulgaris v2.0, whole genome shotgun sequence genome:
- the LOC137821507 gene encoding uncharacterized protein has protein sequence MGACFSSKPSSTTNNVRLVHLSGYVEDFNQPISVSQLTDTFPKHFVCTSVQLLSPCSKPLNGDTQLQPGNVYFMLPYSILQADVSPVDLASLAKRLTSIAKTCKGSSLKEGPFSSQHGLSNSWSSPSRSPGRLGVVEKSPSRVQPWKPILDTIRERSFNRRSESDLQEHC, from the coding sequence ATGGGAGCCTGCTTTTCTTCTAAACCATCCTCCACAACCAACAATGTCCGTTTGGTTCATCTGAGTGGCTATGTGGAGGATTTCAACCAGCCAATTTCAGTGAGCCAACTCACTGATACCTTTCCAAAGCACTTTGTTTGTACCTCAGTTCAGCTTCTTTCCCCTTGCTCAAAACCATTGAATGGTGACACTCAACTTCAACCAGGGAATGTGTACTTCATGCTACCATACTCAATTCTTCAAGCTGATGTTTCTCCTGTGGACTTGGCTTCCCTTGCAAAGAGGCTCACTTCCATAGCCAAAACTTGCAAAGGGTCCTCACTCAAAGAGGGTCCTTTCTCAAGCCAACATGGTTTGAGCAATTCTTGGAGTTCACCTTCAAGGAGCCCTGGAAGGCTTGGTGTGGTTGAGAAAAGTCCTAGTCGAGTTCAGCCTTGGAAACCTATCTTGGACACCATCAGAGAGAGGTCTTTCAACCGGAGAAGTGAATCAGATTTGCAAGAACATTGTTGA
- the LOC137821506 gene encoding oxysterol-binding protein-related protein 4B-like isoform X2, whose product MVQMKEEKERKIVLTKPLTIESESDSDTYKAPNLMQRILSLFKNVRPGSDLTRFQLPPLFNLPKSQLQCYGESVYCTGSDLLSMCNNGESPIERFISVVAWSISTTRPVTFGVAPYNPILGETHHVSKGNLNVLLEQISHHPPVAALHATDEKENIEMIWCQRPDPKFNGTSIEAKVHGIRQLKLLNHGETYEMNCPHLLLRIFPVTSADWSGTVTIRCKETGLVAELSYRSSNSFLGIGGNHRVIKGKILDSSSLKVLYEVDGHWDRIVKLKDRNNREERVIYDAKEVMSVLTPILKDSESVWPTESTHVWGELSEAILSKEWERAREAKLEVEERQRKIVKERESKGETWISKHFVVSNNKEGWECSPIHKIVPAAPIIAQ is encoded by the exons ATG GTTCAGATGAAAGAGGAAAAAGAGAGGAAAATTGTGCTGACAAAGCCATTAACAATAGAAAGTGAATCTGATTCAGACACGTATAAAGCCCCTAATCTTATGCAAAGAATACTCAGTTTATTCAAGAATGTACGCCCTGGTTCTGACCTCACACGCTTTCAG CTTCCACCACTATTCAACTTACCAAAGTCACAACTTCAGTGCTATGGTGAATCAGTGTATTGCACAGGTTCAGACTTGCTAAGCATGTGCAACAATGGAGAGAGTCCAATTGAGAGGTTCATATCTGTTGTAGCATGGAGCATATCTACCACTCGCCCTGTGACTTTTGGGGTTGCCCCTTATAATCCAATTCTTGGAGAGACACACCACGTTTCAAAGGGAAATCTTAATGTGTTATTGGAGCAG ATTTCACATCACCCTCCAGTAGCTGCTCTCCATGCAACAGATGAGAAGGAAAACATTGAAATGATATGGTGCCAGCGACCTGATCCAAAGTTTAATG GCACATCAATTGAAGCTAAAGTGCATGGTATTCGGCAGCTGAAGCTACTAAATCATGGTGAAACATATGAAATGAATTGCCCTCACCTTTTACTTAGAATTTTCCCAGTTACTTCGGCTGATTGGTCTGGCACAGTTACTATCCGGTGCAAAGAGACAGGCCTAGTAGCTGAGTTATCCTACAGATCAAGTAATTCCTTTCTAGGAATTGGAGGGAACCATAGAGTGATCAAAGGAAAGATCCTTGATTCTTCATCATTAAAAGTTTTGTATGAAGTTGATGGTCATTGGGATAG GATTGTAAAGTTGAAGGATAGAAATAATAGGGAAGAAAGAGTAATATACGATGCAAAGGAAGTTATGTCAGTTCTAACTCCTATACTCAAGGATTCAGAG AGTGTGTGGCCAACAGAATCAACTCATGTTTGGGGAGAACTGAGTGAAGCCATATTGAGCAAGGAGTGGGAGAGAGCAAGAGAAGCAAAGCTAGAAGTTGAGGAAAGACAAAGGAAGATTGTGAAAGAAAGAGAATCAAAAGGAGAAACATGGATTTCTAAGCATTTTGTAGTATCTAACAACAAAGAAGGGTGGGAATGTTCACCTATTCATAAGATTGTACCAGCTGCCCCCATCATAGCACAATAA
- the LOC137821506 gene encoding oxysterol-binding protein-related protein 4C-like isoform X1: MVQVQMKEEKERKIVLTKPLTIESESDSDTYKAPNLMQRILSLFKNVRPGSDLTRFQLPPLFNLPKSQLQCYGESVYCTGSDLLSMCNNGESPIERFISVVAWSISTTRPVTFGVAPYNPILGETHHVSKGNLNVLLEQISHHPPVAALHATDEKENIEMIWCQRPDPKFNGTSIEAKVHGIRQLKLLNHGETYEMNCPHLLLRIFPVTSADWSGTVTIRCKETGLVAELSYRSSNSFLGIGGNHRVIKGKILDSSSLKVLYEVDGHWDRIVKLKDRNNREERVIYDAKEVMSVLTPILKDSESVWPTESTHVWGELSEAILSKEWERAREAKLEVEERQRKIVKERESKGETWISKHFVVSNNKEGWECSPIHKIVPAAPIIAQ; the protein is encoded by the exons ATGGTGCAGGTTCAGATGAAAGAGGAAAAAGAGAGGAAAATTGTGCTGACAAAGCCATTAACAATAGAAAGTGAATCTGATTCAGACACGTATAAAGCCCCTAATCTTATGCAAAGAATACTCAGTTTATTCAAGAATGTACGCCCTGGTTCTGACCTCACACGCTTTCAG CTTCCACCACTATTCAACTTACCAAAGTCACAACTTCAGTGCTATGGTGAATCAGTGTATTGCACAGGTTCAGACTTGCTAAGCATGTGCAACAATGGAGAGAGTCCAATTGAGAGGTTCATATCTGTTGTAGCATGGAGCATATCTACCACTCGCCCTGTGACTTTTGGGGTTGCCCCTTATAATCCAATTCTTGGAGAGACACACCACGTTTCAAAGGGAAATCTTAATGTGTTATTGGAGCAG ATTTCACATCACCCTCCAGTAGCTGCTCTCCATGCAACAGATGAGAAGGAAAACATTGAAATGATATGGTGCCAGCGACCTGATCCAAAGTTTAATG GCACATCAATTGAAGCTAAAGTGCATGGTATTCGGCAGCTGAAGCTACTAAATCATGGTGAAACATATGAAATGAATTGCCCTCACCTTTTACTTAGAATTTTCCCAGTTACTTCGGCTGATTGGTCTGGCACAGTTACTATCCGGTGCAAAGAGACAGGCCTAGTAGCTGAGTTATCCTACAGATCAAGTAATTCCTTTCTAGGAATTGGAGGGAACCATAGAGTGATCAAAGGAAAGATCCTTGATTCTTCATCATTAAAAGTTTTGTATGAAGTTGATGGTCATTGGGATAG GATTGTAAAGTTGAAGGATAGAAATAATAGGGAAGAAAGAGTAATATACGATGCAAAGGAAGTTATGTCAGTTCTAACTCCTATACTCAAGGATTCAGAG AGTGTGTGGCCAACAGAATCAACTCATGTTTGGGGAGAACTGAGTGAAGCCATATTGAGCAAGGAGTGGGAGAGAGCAAGAGAAGCAAAGCTAGAAGTTGAGGAAAGACAAAGGAAGATTGTGAAAGAAAGAGAATCAAAAGGAGAAACATGGATTTCTAAGCATTTTGTAGTATCTAACAACAAAGAAGGGTGGGAATGTTCACCTATTCATAAGATTGTACCAGCTGCCCCCATCATAGCACAATAA